The Bradyrhizobium ottawaense genome window below encodes:
- a CDS encoding GNAT family N-acetyltransferase produces MALEATTRTTHVPGYVRTLSQQEELPLLRDHLLRLDAGSRHDRFNGFLDDSFIERYAARCAEDGTVIVAYIVDGVVRGAAELHPPEDGSLPEVAFSVEATARRQGVGTVLFSRLIAEARWKGYKSLRITTGAENHAMRALARKFGAHLAFRHGESTGTIDLAKTPEAELADLAASPFRAGRALLSFNSTCWKIISSMYGHRAA; encoded by the coding sequence TTGGCCCTTGAGGCCACCACCCGCACAACCCACGTTCCAGGCTATGTGCGGACCTTGAGCCAGCAGGAAGAATTGCCGCTCCTGCGCGATCATCTGCTGCGGCTCGATGCCGGAAGCCGGCACGACCGCTTTAACGGCTTTCTCGACGACTCATTCATCGAGCGTTACGCCGCCCGCTGCGCCGAGGACGGCACCGTGATCGTCGCCTATATCGTCGACGGCGTGGTCCGTGGTGCTGCCGAGCTGCATCCGCCGGAAGATGGTTCGCTGCCTGAAGTCGCCTTCAGCGTGGAAGCCACCGCGCGCCGCCAGGGCGTCGGCACGGTCTTGTTCAGCCGCCTGATCGCTGAAGCGCGCTGGAAAGGCTACAAGAGCCTGCGCATCACCACGGGCGCCGAGAATCACGCCATGCGGGCGCTCGCCAGGAAGTTCGGCGCGCATCTGGCTTTCCGCCACGGCGAATCGACTGGCACTATCGACCTCGCCAAGACGCCTGAGGCCGAACTCGCCGATCTCGCGGCCTCGCCGTTCAGGGCCGGCCGCGCTTTGCTCAGCTTCAACTCGACCTGCTGGAAGATCATCTCCAGCATGTACGGCCATCGCGCCGCCTGA
- a CDS encoding PaaI family thioesterase codes for MTPLEKLKAMKMPFAELKGVEFVEAGMDRVVARMMVRPDLCTLHHTIHGGAVMALADSVGAAATVINLPEDAKGTTTLESKTNFIGGAKEGTTVIATATPVHRGRRTQVWTTRLETEDGKLVAIVTQTQLVL; via the coding sequence ATGACGCCGCTCGAGAAACTTAAAGCGATGAAGATGCCGTTTGCCGAGCTCAAGGGCGTCGAGTTCGTCGAGGCCGGGATGGACCGCGTGGTGGCGCGGATGATGGTCCGGCCCGATCTCTGCACGCTTCATCACACCATCCATGGCGGCGCTGTGATGGCGCTGGCCGATTCCGTCGGTGCGGCCGCGACCGTGATCAACCTGCCTGAGGACGCCAAGGGCACGACCACGCTGGAGAGCAAGACCAATTTCATCGGCGGGGCCAAGGAGGGAACCACGGTCATCGCCACCGCGACCCCGGTCCATCGGGGCCGGCGGACCCAGGTTTGGACCACCCGGCTGGAGACCGAGGACGGCAAGCTAGTCGCCATTGTCACCCAGACCCAGCTGGTCCTGTAA
- a CDS encoding cobalamin-binding protein codes for MRHFPPRRIVCLTEETVETLYLLGEQDRIVGVSGYAVRPSQVRREKPRVSAFVSADIPKILALEPDLVLAFSDLQAGIVADLVRAGIDVHVFNQRDVAGILAMIRTLGALVGAAERAEELAQGLERRLATIAATPRPSPRPRVYFEEWDDPLISGIGWVSELIEIAGGTDIFPELRHQQAAKDRIVAAEAVREAAPEIILASWCGKKVVSARIRAREGWSDIPAVRDDRIVEIRSPIILQPGPAALTDGLDAIVTALWDKRR; via the coding sequence ATGCGCCACTTCCCGCCCCGCCGCATCGTCTGCCTGACCGAAGAGACCGTCGAAACGCTGTACCTGCTCGGCGAGCAGGATCGCATCGTCGGCGTGTCCGGCTACGCGGTTCGTCCGTCGCAGGTGCGGCGCGAGAAGCCGCGGGTGTCGGCGTTCGTGTCCGCGGACATTCCAAAGATCCTGGCGCTGGAACCGGACCTTGTGCTGGCCTTCTCCGATCTCCAGGCCGGCATCGTCGCCGATCTCGTCCGCGCAGGCATCGACGTCCACGTCTTCAACCAGCGCGACGTCGCCGGGATTTTGGCGATGATCCGCACGCTCGGTGCGCTGGTCGGCGCGGCGGAACGCGCGGAGGAACTCGCGCAAGGCCTTGAGCGGCGCCTTGCCACGATCGCCGCGACACCCCGCCCCTCGCCGCGACCGAGAGTTTATTTCGAGGAATGGGACGATCCGTTGATCTCGGGCATCGGTTGGGTGTCGGAGTTGATCGAGATCGCGGGCGGAACGGACATCTTTCCGGAGCTGAGACATCAGCAGGCCGCGAAGGATCGCATCGTTGCGGCGGAGGCGGTTCGCGAGGCAGCGCCCGAAATCATCCTCGCCTCCTGGTGCGGCAAGAAGGTCGTCTCTGCCCGCATCCGCGCGCGCGAGGGCTGGAGTGATATCCCCGCCGTGCGCGACGATCGTATCGTCGAGATCAGGTCGCCGATCATTCTGCAACCAGGACCGGCGGCGCTGACGGACGGGCTGGATGCGATCGTGACGGCGTTGTGGGATAAGCGCCGATAG
- the kynU gene encoding kynureninase: protein MTRYRVYDDTKALFHLPEGVIYLDGNSLGALPLGVAERVNRVITTEWGNELIRAWNSAGWYAQPRHVGDRIARLIGAEAGSVMVGDTLSLKVYQALAAALDMNASRKIVLSDTGNFPTDLYMAEGLIATLGRGHQLRLVAPEEIEAALSEEVAVLYVTEIDYRTGRRHDMAKLTAKAHALGIVTVWDLAHSAGALPVDLAGSGADFAAGCTYKYLNAGPGAPAFLYVAPRHADSARAALSGWMGHAKPFAFELGYAAAGGVERMRVGTPPVLAMAALEASLDIWDRVDMAEVRARSLALGDLLIAEVARRCRSLKLVTPRAHEHRGSQVSFAFDGGYAAMQALIARGVIGDFRAPDIMRFGITPLYIGETEVLKAAEIIEEVIAGEVWRRPEYQLVNAVT, encoded by the coding sequence ATGACCAGATATCGCGTCTATGACGACACCAAAGCGCTGTTCCATCTGCCTGAAGGCGTGATCTATCTCGACGGCAACTCGCTCGGCGCGCTGCCGCTGGGGGTGGCCGAGCGCGTCAACCGCGTCATCACGACCGAGTGGGGCAATGAGCTGATCCGCGCCTGGAACAGTGCAGGCTGGTATGCCCAGCCGCGCCATGTCGGCGATCGCATCGCGCGGCTGATCGGCGCGGAAGCCGGCTCGGTGATGGTCGGAGACACGCTGTCGCTCAAGGTCTACCAGGCGCTGGCCGCTGCGCTCGACATGAACGCGTCGCGCAAGATCGTGCTGTCGGACACCGGCAATTTCCCGACCGACCTCTACATGGCCGAAGGCCTGATCGCGACGCTCGGGCGTGGCCATCAATTGCGTCTGGTGGCGCCGGAGGAGATCGAGGCTGCGTTGTCGGAGGAGGTCGCGGTGCTCTACGTCACCGAGATCGACTATCGCACCGGTCGCCGCCACGACATGGCGAAGCTCACGGCAAAGGCGCATGCGCTCGGCATCGTCACGGTCTGGGATCTCGCGCATTCCGCCGGCGCGCTGCCGGTCGATCTCGCCGGGAGCGGCGCCGATTTCGCGGCGGGGTGCACCTACAAATATCTCAACGCCGGCCCCGGCGCGCCGGCCTTCCTCTATGTCGCGCCACGCCACGCCGACAGCGCGCGCGCCGCTCTGTCGGGATGGATGGGGCATGCAAAGCCGTTCGCATTCGAGCTTGGCTATGCGGCCGCAGGTGGCGTCGAACGCATGCGCGTCGGCACACCCCCGGTGCTGGCAATGGCGGCGCTGGAGGCCTCGCTCGACATCTGGGACCGTGTCGATATGGCAGAGGTCCGTGCGCGCTCGCTGGCGCTCGGTGACTTGCTGATCGCCGAAGTCGCGCGCCGCTGCCGGTCTCTGAAGCTGGTGACCCCGCGCGCGCATGAGCACCGCGGCTCCCAAGTCTCCTTCGCCTTCGACGGCGGTTACGCCGCCATGCAGGCGCTGATCGCCCGCGGCGTCATCGGCGATTTCCGCGCGCCTGACATCATGAGGTTCGGGATTACGCCGCTGTATATTGGTGAGACCGAGGTGCTGAAGGCGGCCGAGATCATCGAGGAGGTGATCGCGGGCGAGGTCTGGCGGCGGCCGGAATATCAGTTGGTGAATGCGGTGACGTGA
- the kynA gene encoding tryptophan 2,3-dioxygenase, whose translation MTSNDYDPTREGAETDFARRMSYGDYLALDAILGAQHPLSEAHDEMLFIIQHQTTELWMRLAIHELSAARRAIAGDEVQPAMKMLARMSRIFEQLNNAWDVLRTMTPSEYTRFRSQLGQSSGFQSRQYRLIEFLLGNRNHAMLKPHTHDVETTRLLEAELSTPSLYDEVLRLADRNGLKMPAAVLARDVRETHSFNEGVLQAWRVVYEAPETHWMLYELAEKLVDFEDYFRRWRFNHVTTVERVIGFKRGTGGTGGVSYLKRMLEVELFPELWRVRTIL comes from the coding sequence ATGACGTCCAACGATTACGATCCCACGAGAGAAGGCGCCGAGACCGATTTCGCCCGGCGGATGTCCTACGGCGACTACCTCGCGCTGGATGCGATCCTGGGCGCGCAGCATCCGTTGTCGGAAGCGCATGACGAGATGCTGTTCATCATCCAGCATCAGACCACGGAGCTGTGGATGCGCCTCGCCATCCACGAACTCAGTGCCGCACGCCGTGCCATCGCCGGGGACGAGGTGCAGCCCGCCATGAAGATGCTGGCGCGGATGTCGCGGATCTTCGAGCAGCTCAACAACGCCTGGGACGTTCTGCGCACGATGACGCCGAGCGAATACACGCGCTTCCGCTCGCAGCTCGGACAGTCCTCCGGTTTCCAGTCGCGGCAATACCGGCTGATCGAATTCCTGCTCGGCAACCGCAACCACGCCATGCTCAAGCCGCACACGCACGATGTGGAGACGACGAGGCTGCTCGAAGCTGAACTTTCGACGCCCAGCCTCTACGACGAGGTGCTCAGGCTCGCCGACCGCAACGGGCTGAAGATGCCGGCGGCGGTGCTCGCGCGCGACGTCCGCGAGACCCACAGCTTCAACGAAGGCGTGCTGCAGGCCTGGCGCGTCGTCTACGAGGCGCCGGAGACGCATTGGATGCTCTACGAGCTCGCCGAAAAGCTGGTGGATTTCGAGGATTACTTCCGTCGCTGGCGCTTCAACCACGTGACGACGGTCGAGCGCGTCATCGGCTTCAAGCGCGGCACCGGCGGCACTGGTGGCGTCAGCTATCTCAAGCGCATGCTGGAGGTCGAGCTATTCCCCGAACTCTGGCGCGTCCGCACCATTCTGTAG
- a CDS encoding alpha/beta hydrolase yields MRDWDDAYANSAHIPGSDKMPGQWAERAAAYRAGLKDFRADIAYGAGERQRLDLILPDGDSKGLVVFVHGGYWMRFDKSTWTDLAEGARQHGWTVALPSYTLTPAARISDITAEIAAAIAKAASLVSGPIRLAGHSAGGHLVTRMLCDDSRLEPAVYNRIAGALSISGLHDLRPLLKTKMNETLGMTMEEATLESAALHLPRGHSPVTAWVGGSERPEFIRQSDLMANLWTGFDVPTRLVVDPGLNHFTVIDGLKDPSSPITARLIGLD; encoded by the coding sequence GGCCGAGCGGGCGGCCGCCTACCGCGCCGGGCTGAAGGATTTTCGCGCCGACATCGCCTATGGCGCCGGCGAGCGTCAGCGCCTCGACCTGATCCTGCCCGACGGCGACAGCAAGGGCCTCGTCGTCTTCGTCCACGGCGGCTACTGGATGCGCTTCGACAAATCGACCTGGACTGATCTGGCCGAAGGCGCGCGCCAGCATGGCTGGACGGTGGCGTTGCCGAGCTACACGCTGACGCCGGCCGCACGCATCTCCGACATCACCGCCGAGATCGCCGCGGCGATCGCCAAGGCGGCTTCGCTCGTCTCCGGGCCGATCCGGCTCGCCGGCCACTCCGCTGGCGGCCATCTCGTCACCCGCATGCTGTGCGATGACAGCCGGCTGGAGCCCGCCGTCTACAACCGTATCGCCGGCGCGCTTTCGATCAGCGGCCTGCATGATCTGCGTCCGCTGCTCAAGACGAAGATGAACGAGACGCTCGGCATGACCATGGAGGAGGCGACGCTCGAAAGCGCGGCGCTGCATCTGCCGCGCGGGCATTCGCCCGTCACCGCCTGGGTCGGCGGCAGCGAGCGGCCGGAATTCATTCGTCAGTCCGACCTGATGGCCAATCTCTGGACCGGCTTCGACGTGCCGACACGCCTCGTCGTCGATCCCGGGCTGAACCATTTTACCGTGATCGACGGACTGAAGGATCCGTCATCGCCGATCACCGCGCGCCTGATCGGCCTCGACTGA